Proteins encoded within one genomic window of Ideonella dechloratans:
- the hutG gene encoding N-formylglutamate deformylase — protein MNATDLVIDRAPDLETDTFTLWRGTGPLLVSVPHAGTAIPDALRAAFVPRALATEDADWHLEKLYAFVCARGASLVVPRFARYVIDLNRPPDNAPMYPGANNTELCPTRFFSGEPLYREGQAPDAAEVQRRRARYWQPYHDALEAELARLQAAHGHAVLFDGHSIRSELPWLFEGKLPDLNLGTVGGASCDPLLRQRLAEVLAGQDAYTQVVDGRFKGGHITRHHGQPAQGRHAIQLEMCWSCYMTEAPPWAWDAAHAAQVQPLLGRLVETMLAWRPGTAA, from the coding sequence ATGAACGCCACCGACCTCGTCATCGACCGCGCCCCCGACCTCGAGACGGACACCTTCACCCTCTGGCGCGGCACCGGCCCGCTGCTGGTGAGCGTGCCGCACGCCGGCACCGCCATCCCGGACGCTCTGCGAGCGGCCTTCGTGCCGCGCGCCCTGGCCACCGAGGACGCCGACTGGCACCTGGAGAAGCTCTACGCCTTCGTGTGCGCGCGCGGCGCCAGCCTGGTCGTGCCCCGTTTCGCGCGCTACGTCATCGACCTGAACCGGCCGCCCGACAACGCACCGATGTACCCCGGCGCCAACAACACCGAGCTCTGCCCCACCCGCTTCTTCAGCGGCGAGCCGCTGTACCGCGAGGGCCAGGCGCCGGACGCGGCCGAGGTGCAGCGCCGCCGCGCCCGCTACTGGCAGCCCTACCACGACGCCCTGGAGGCGGAGCTGGCCCGCCTGCAGGCCGCCCACGGCCACGCGGTGCTGTTCGACGGCCACAGCATCCGCTCCGAACTGCCCTGGCTCTTCGAAGGCAAGCTGCCCGACCTGAACCTGGGCACCGTGGGTGGCGCCAGCTGCGACCCGCTGCTGCGCCAGCGCCTGGCCGAGGTGCTGGCCGGCCAGGACGCCTACACCCAGGTGGTGGACGGCCGCTTCAAGGGCGGCCACATCACCCGCCACCACGGCCAGCCCGCCCAGGGCCGGCATGCCATCCAGCTGGAGATGTGCTGGTCCTGCTACATGACCGAGGCCCCGCCCTGGGCCTGGGACGCCGCCCACGCCGCGCAGGTGCAGCCCCTGCTGGGCCGGCTGGTGGAGACGATGCTGGCCTGGCGACCGGGGACCGCGGCATGA
- the hutF gene encoding formimidoylglutamate deiminase, protein MNATTQSPTRPLWAPWAWLPEGWQADVLLSVDAQGRWAAVQAGQPCPSGAQRLAAPVLPGLVDAHSHAFQRAFAGLAEQRTRAEDDFWSWRDRMYRVAGRVGPAELRTIARQLYGELLRGGYTQVCEFHYLQHQPDGTPYDDPLALSRALIDAAADTGIGLTLLPVIYERAGFSQPELRPDQARFRLDADGAWAICQAVNAQGHARLNAGMAVHSLRAARPESLQRLATLAAGQAVPLHIHVAEQPAEVRDCLAATGQRPMQWLAAQGLLDARWQLVHATHSTPEEIAAVAASGAGVVLCPGTEANLGDGLADLPGWLAAGVPLAIGSDSQVTRDWREELRWLEYGQRLQRLQRNVAADPTGGEPSGGTRLWRSALRGGQAAAGFARWGLQAGARADLLVADAAAPECAGLPMDRWLDALVMTGPGTPWAAVMVAGDWVLQGAMLRADHCGGTENPALAYTRLMSALWH, encoded by the coding sequence ATGAACGCGACAACGCAGAGCCCCACCCGACCCCTGTGGGCCCCCTGGGCCTGGCTGCCCGAAGGCTGGCAGGCCGATGTGCTGCTGAGCGTGGATGCCCAGGGCCGCTGGGCCGCGGTGCAGGCCGGCCAGCCCTGCCCGTCCGGCGCGCAGCGGCTGGCGGCCCCGGTGCTGCCCGGCCTGGTGGACGCGCACAGCCACGCCTTCCAGCGCGCCTTTGCCGGCCTGGCCGAGCAGCGCACCCGCGCCGAGGATGACTTCTGGAGCTGGCGCGACCGCATGTACCGGGTGGCCGGCCGCGTGGGCCCGGCCGAGCTGCGCACCATCGCCCGCCAGCTCTACGGCGAGCTGCTGCGCGGCGGCTACACCCAGGTCTGCGAGTTCCATTACCTGCAGCACCAGCCCGACGGCACGCCCTACGACGACCCGCTGGCCCTGTCGCGCGCGCTGATCGACGCGGCGGCCGACACCGGCATCGGCCTGACCCTGCTGCCGGTGATCTACGAGCGCGCCGGCTTCAGCCAGCCCGAGCTGCGGCCCGACCAGGCCCGCTTCCGGCTGGATGCCGACGGCGCCTGGGCGATCTGCCAGGCGGTCAATGCCCAGGGCCATGCGCGGCTGAACGCCGGCATGGCGGTGCATTCGCTGCGCGCGGCCCGGCCCGAGAGCCTGCAGCGCCTGGCCACGCTGGCCGCCGGCCAGGCCGTGCCGCTGCACATCCACGTGGCCGAGCAGCCCGCCGAGGTGCGCGACTGCCTGGCCGCCACCGGCCAGCGGCCGATGCAGTGGCTGGCCGCCCAGGGCCTGCTGGATGCCCGCTGGCAGCTGGTGCACGCCACCCACAGCACGCCCGAGGAGATTGCCGCGGTGGCGGCCAGCGGCGCGGGCGTGGTGCTGTGCCCCGGCACCGAGGCCAACCTGGGCGACGGCCTGGCCGATCTGCCCGGCTGGCTGGCCGCGGGCGTGCCGCTGGCCATCGGTTCGGACAGCCAGGTCACCCGCGACTGGCGCGAGGAGCTGCGCTGGCTGGAGTACGGCCAGCGCCTGCAGCGCCTGCAGCGCAATGTGGCGGCCGATCCGACCGGCGGCGAGCCCTCGGGCGGCACGCGGCTGTGGCGCAGCGCGCTGCGTGGCGGGCAGGCGGCCGCGGGCTTCGCCCGCTGGGGCCTGCAGGCCGGCGCGCGGGCCGATCTGCTGGTGGCCGACGCGGCCGCGCCCGAGTGCGCCGGCCTGCCGATGGACCGCTGGCTGGACGCACTGGTGATGACCGGCCCGGGCACGCCCTGGGCGGCGGTGATGGTGGCCGGCGACTGGGTGCTGCAAGGCGCAATGTTGCGCGCAGACCACTGCGGGGGCACCGAGAACCCGGCATTGGCTTACACCCGGCTGATGTCCGCGCTGTGGCATTGA
- the hutI gene encoding imidazolonepropionase produces MNTPAVRRPNRALWRGAHLATLRPDRPWGWIPDGAIVTEGERIAWVGPAAALPAGLAVDAEHDWGGGVVTPGLIDCHTHLVYGGNRAREFELRLQGASYEEIARAGGGIRSTVQATRDASDAALLDATLGRARVLLREGVTTVEIKSGYGLSQADEARCLRVARAVGERLPMTVRTTALGAHALPPEFAGRADDYIEALCDWLPGWQAEGLVDAVDGFCEHIAFSPAQIDRLFSRARALGLPVKLHAEQLSNSGGTALACRHQGLSCDHLEHLDDAGVQALAAAGTVAVLLPGAYYFLRDTHLPPVAALRAAGVPIALATDHNPGTSPTLSPLLMMNMACTLFRLTPEEALAGFTRHAARALGLHERLGQLTPGRQADWAHWAVDHPHELAYRFGHSPVCRVVRAGQPVQEVLA; encoded by the coding sequence ATGAACACCCCCGCGGTGCGCCGCCCCAACCGCGCCCTCTGGCGCGGCGCCCACCTGGCCACCCTGCGCCCCGACCGCCCCTGGGGCTGGATCCCCGACGGCGCCATCGTCACCGAAGGCGAGCGCATCGCCTGGGTGGGCCCGGCCGCCGCGCTGCCGGCCGGCCTGGCGGTGGACGCCGAGCACGACTGGGGCGGCGGCGTCGTCACCCCCGGCCTGATCGACTGCCACACCCACCTGGTCTATGGCGGCAACCGGGCACGCGAATTCGAGCTGCGCCTGCAGGGTGCCAGCTACGAGGAGATTGCCCGCGCCGGCGGCGGCATCCGCTCGACCGTGCAAGCCACCCGCGACGCCAGCGATGCGGCCCTGCTGGACGCCACGCTGGGCCGTGCCCGGGTGCTGCTGCGCGAAGGCGTGACCACGGTGGAGATCAAGTCCGGCTACGGCCTGAGCCAGGCCGACGAGGCCCGCTGCCTGCGGGTGGCGCGGGCCGTGGGCGAGCGGCTGCCGATGACGGTGCGCACCACCGCCCTGGGTGCCCACGCCCTGCCGCCGGAGTTCGCCGGTCGGGCCGACGACTACATCGAGGCCCTGTGCGACTGGCTGCCCGGCTGGCAGGCCGAGGGCCTGGTGGACGCGGTGGACGGCTTCTGCGAGCACATCGCCTTCAGCCCCGCGCAGATCGACCGCCTGTTCAGCCGCGCCCGCGCCCTGGGCCTGCCGGTCAAGCTGCATGCCGAGCAGCTGAGCAACAGCGGCGGCACCGCCCTGGCCTGCCGCCACCAGGGCCTGAGCTGCGACCATCTGGAGCACCTGGACGACGCCGGCGTGCAGGCCCTGGCCGCGGCCGGCACGGTGGCCGTGCTGCTGCCGGGGGCCTACTACTTCCTGCGCGACACCCACCTGCCGCCGGTGGCCGCGCTGCGCGCCGCGGGCGTGCCCATCGCCCTGGCCACCGACCACAACCCCGGCACCTCGCCCACCCTGTCGCCGCTCCTGATGATGAACATGGCCTGCACCCTGTTCCGCCTGACGCCGGAAGAAGCCCTGGCCGGCTTCACCCGCCATGCGGCGCGGGCCCTGGGCCTGCATGAGCGTCTGGGCCAGCTCACCCCCGGCCGCCAGGCCGACTGGGCCCACTGGGCGGTGGACCACCCCCACGAACTGGCCTACCGTTTCGGCCACAGCCCGGTCTGCCGCGTCGTGCGGGCCGGCCAGCCTGTCCAGGAGGTTCTTGCATGA
- a CDS encoding HutD/Ves family protein — protein sequence MSLHTIRWAEVPEQPWRNGGGRTRELLAWPAPGGWRLRVSVADIERDGPFSPFPGVHRSFQVLSGAGVRLGGMDLTPDSLPHAFDGALAPDCTLLAGPTRDLNLMVAGGRGRLWPAAQPWQAGTGWRGLYTAEATTLQTGAQALALPPHTLAWSEDTPGAWQIDPPARAWWLTLEDMP from the coding sequence ATGAGCCTGCACACCATCCGCTGGGCCGAGGTGCCCGAGCAGCCCTGGCGCAACGGCGGCGGCCGCACCCGCGAGCTGCTGGCCTGGCCCGCGCCCGGCGGCTGGCGGCTGCGGGTCAGCGTGGCCGACATCGAACGCGATGGCCCCTTCTCGCCTTTTCCCGGCGTGCACCGCAGCTTCCAGGTGCTCAGCGGCGCGGGCGTGCGGCTTGGGGGCATGGACCTCACGCCGGACAGCCTCCCCCACGCCTTCGACGGCGCCCTGGCCCCGGACTGCACACTGCTGGCCGGCCCCACCCGCGACCTGAACCTGATGGTGGCCGGCGGCCGGGGCCGGCTGTGGCCCGCCGCACAGCCCTGGCAGGCCGGCACCGGCTGGCGCGGCCTTTACACCGCCGAGGCCACCACGCTGCAGACCGGCGCCCAGGCCCTGGCCCTGCCCCCGCACACCCTGGCCTGGAGCGAGGACACGCCCGGCGCCTGGCAGATCGACCCGCCGGCCCGCGCCTGGTGGCTCACCCTGGAGGACATGCCATGA